From the genome of Papaver somniferum cultivar HN1 unplaced genomic scaffold, ASM357369v1 unplaced-scaffold_21, whole genome shotgun sequence:
TACGGCGATTGGTCGCCCCCAACCGAAATCATTACCGTACATGTTGAACCATTGGGAACTCCTAGCTACAAGCATATTGCTGTAAATTTCTGGACCATCACCAGCAGGACCCGGCATAATAGGTTTCTCTATCCATGATTCTATAAAACTTCTGCTCTTTTCAAAATTGTTGGAGTTAACCATCTCTTTCAATAACGAAGCCAGGACACCAGATCCCTTCTTGATCAGCTCACCTTCTTTCAGAGTTACCAATCCCCCTACTAGTGAGTTTCCAAAGTACGTTTCCGGCAGTGGTGGAATCAACTTAGTTCTGTTATTCATCAATATCAAAACCACAAGAACTCGGCTATCATCGTAATTGTCGTTTAAAGAGCTCCGACAGCGTATTACGGCTGTCCAAACATGAGCTAATAAAGCCTGTAATGATGATATTaccatattttgttttgtttcagaAATGATCTCTGAATTTGCCCTCGCTTTTAACGCTGCAATGTTTGCTTTAGTGAAATGGAAACATCTTTCTACAAGACCTTCAAGTGGTGAAACTTCAGTAGTCGTGGTATCTCTTACTGCCGCCGACAATTTGTCAGCAAAAGAGAACGGAAGATGGATGGGGCGATCTGTGTCCTTGATGAACCACCGCTCAAAAACCGGAGGAGGACTTGAAGCATGGTTTTCCGCAGATCTAGCAATCGCAGACCATGAATTAATGAAATGCCAAAATGACGTTCCATCACATACCGAATGGTTGGCGCTGCATCCAATAAAAATTGCGCCGTCCCGCAGCTCAGTTACCTGAACTGAAAATAAAGGATGTGACTGGCCTTGGTAGTTTCGTACCCCAGTAAGGGTAAATAGCTGATCGATTAGGCTTTGAGGAACATAGGTTGGAGAGACGATGTCTTCGACGGATATGTCAGACGTGGCATGGATGAATTCTACGCCCTCAGAGTTGCAATCGATATAGACGGAGATGGTGttatcatcttcatgtttttcaaTAGCAAGACGACCGGCAAGAGGTAAGAAATGATCAAGTGTATGTGACAAAGAAGTTTTAAGATTACTTATCTTTTCGTTGATGCACTTCTCATCATTACTGTAGAGAAGACCCTTTTGCATGTATGCTATTCTTAGAAATACTAGATCCCCAGGACTCAAATCAATCCGTCTATGGTTTCCGGTTGGTTCATCGATGCAACTTGCTGGCCGGACCATAGTGGTAGAGACATGATGCACCTCGGGAGAACTCATTTCTCTGATCTGTACTGCAAAAACTCTAATATTAATTTGATGCCTAATTTTTTTGCAGAAGTAGATATGATATTATCGACAATCAACAAAAATGCGTGGTCTAGACACAAACACTCGTTAATATCCACAACTATCTAATAATTTATTCATTTAGAACCGCAGATGATAAGCAATCCCATTCCCAACCACATGTGTAGTCTCTGACAGAGATATAGGCACTCAAACCCTGAAAAATCTGACAAGGTACTGTAATTAAAATTTCTGCCTCTATGTTAAATCTTTTCAACCGCACCAGCCTACCTAGTGACTCTTGAGCCAGACATTACGAAAAACTGAATGCTCTTTGTTTTTAACCTGCTGCTTCTCTAAGGAAGTCTGGGGTGAGTTGATTCCGCGGTTGTCAGGATGGCAATGTGATATGACGAGCACAATAAATCAACCGGTAGAGATTCAGGCATCTCATTGGATGGCTCAGAGCAGCAGTCAAAGAGGATATGAATGGGAGATACTCAGAAATTACATTTTCTTTCGCTCTCTTCAGATTTGCTCGGAAATTTCAATTCAACGCACCTGCTAGTCCAGTCTAAAAAGCTGTAGCATACATTTTCCACGCTCTCTCTCTCATTTTTTCTTGCAAGGACCACCACTTCTTTAGCCTAGGGTAATAACTCTCATGGAATCGACTGATCCGACAAATCACAGCAGTTAAAGACGAGTACCATACTTCTGTAGCATACTTCGTCTCTAGAAATTCCTTCTAATATATAGCTGTAGATTAAAGACGAGTACCATCACATAGACTCGTCAACCAATTCTGACTTAGGGAACAATAGACTACTCAATGACCCTACCGGATAGCCAGGGTCTCCCCTGTGTTATTTAAATCCGAACTAAAAGTTATGTTCAATGtcattttgtctcaaaataatGGAGTCcttaacaagaagaagaagaaatcagccAAACATCTTACTCATCTTGCTTCTCCTCACAGCTGCTTTCAGCCTCGTAGTTTCCGCCAATCCAAGTAATCACATTAtttagtttgatttttctttgtttttttatgaACCGGGAAATATTTAGTTTGATTATTAGTAGCTAATATAGGTTCAACCATTTAATTAGATGGGGAGATGGTCGTAACAATAAGATCAATTTCTTTGTCGGTTCCCCACTATGGCAGTGATCATCTAGTTAACCATATTGAGTATAAATACATGTATTTTAgctttttcaaaataaataaattaacacaaaattggttaacaagatcaaaaccaataattcctgggtgaaaaggatactta
Proteins encoded in this window:
- the LOC113339352 gene encoding protein ENHANCED PSEUDOMONAS SUSCEPTIBILTY 1-like, coding for MSSPEVHHVSTTMVRPASCIDEPTGNHRRIDLSPGDLVFLRIAYMQKGLLYSNDEKCINEKISNLKTSLSHTLDHFLPLAGRLAIEKHEDDNTISVYIDCNSEGVEFIHATSDISVEDIVSPTYVPQSLIDQLFTLTGVRNYQGQSHPLFSVQVTELRDGAIFIGCSANHSVCDGTSFWHFINSWSAIARSAENHASSPPPVFERWFIKDTDRPIHLPFSFADKLSAAVRDTTTTEVSPLEGLVERCFHFTKANIAALKARANSEIISETKQNMVISSLQALLAHVWTAVIRCRSSLNDNYDDSRVLVVLILMNNRTKLIPPLPETYFGNSLVGGLVTLKEGELIKKGSGVLASLLKEMVNSNNFEKSRSFIESWIEKPIMPGPAGDGPEIYSNMLVARSSQWFNMYGNDFGWGRPIAVKTGRNGKNYGVTTVSPGPVEGSVDIEICLPVEVLKAMENDAEFMEAFSS